A window of the Mucilaginibacter sp. cycad4 genome harbors these coding sequences:
- a CDS encoding ATP-binding protein, translating to MNNKTTLFKNIIFVGGIHGVGKSTICHRLVNALNINYLSASEVLKWKDINTDFKNKLVSDIPDTQDRLLRGLHNVVNHDHHYILDGHFCLFNKDGVATKVPLKTFSAINPIYLVVIVGDTAKVADGLKNRDEKTYSEKSLAYMQTMELHYAQEISTELSVPLFVYDTSQSDLSYNKLLSQLHESLT from the coding sequence GTGAACAATAAAACGACATTATTCAAGAATATTATATTCGTTGGTGGAATACATGGGGTTGGCAAAAGTACTATTTGCCACAGGCTGGTAAATGCTCTGAATATCAATTACCTCTCTGCCAGCGAAGTTTTGAAATGGAAGGATATCAATACCGATTTCAAAAACAAGTTAGTAAGTGATATCCCCGACACCCAAGACAGATTATTACGAGGGTTACACAATGTAGTTAACCATGACCATCACTATATTTTAGACGGACATTTTTGCTTATTCAATAAAGATGGGGTTGCAACGAAAGTGCCTTTGAAAACCTTCTCCGCCATCAACCCGATTTACCTCGTTGTAATTGTCGGCGATACGGCGAAGGTTGCAGATGGGCTAAAGAATCGGGACGAAAAAACATACTCTGAAAAATCTTTAGCCTATATGCAAACTATGGAATTGCACTATGCACAAGAAATCTCTACGGAATTAAGCGTGCCACTTTTTGTGTACGATACAAGCCAATCAGACCTGAGTTATAATAAACTACTATCACAGCTACATGAGAGCCTTACTTGA
- a CDS encoding polysaccharide deacetylase family protein, with product MILLGFDVEEFDMPFEYGKSISFDEQLEISTRGTNIILGLLKQKNIKATFFCTANYAVNKPEIIKRMVAEGHEIASHGYYHSDFKVEHLRQSKLVLEHISETEVTGFRMARMMPVDEAEIAKAGYEYNSSINPTWLPGRYNNFNKSRSWFYDHDVLQIPASVSPLIRFPLFWLSFHNLPLYVLKLISAAAHKKDGYLNLYFHPWEFTDLHDKEKFGFPGYVSKNSGEVFAQRIGDFIDWAASKGYTFRRTDSFCSKIKNRNKPAPVLY from the coding sequence ATGATTTTATTGGGGTTTGATGTCGAGGAGTTTGATATGCCGTTTGAGTACGGTAAATCAATATCATTTGATGAGCAGCTTGAAATTTCAACAAGAGGTACCAATATTATACTCGGCCTGCTGAAACAAAAAAATATAAAAGCTACTTTCTTTTGTACTGCTAATTATGCTGTCAATAAGCCAGAAATCATCAAAAGAATGGTAGCCGAAGGGCATGAAATAGCTTCGCATGGATATTATCATTCCGATTTTAAAGTTGAGCATTTAAGGCAGTCAAAGCTGGTATTGGAGCATATTTCGGAGACTGAGGTAACAGGTTTTCGGATGGCCCGGATGATGCCGGTGGATGAGGCAGAGATTGCAAAAGCCGGTTATGAATATAATTCGTCCATAAATCCAACCTGGCTGCCGGGCAGATACAACAATTTTAATAAATCCCGAAGCTGGTTTTATGACCATGATGTGCTGCAGATCCCGGCTTCGGTTTCGCCCCTGATACGTTTTCCGCTTTTTTGGTTAAGCTTTCATAATTTACCGCTGTATGTGTTAAAGCTCATTAGTGCGGCAGCACATAAAAAAGATGGCTATCTGAACCTGTATTTTCACCCCTGGGAATTTACCGATCTGCACGATAAGGAAAAATTCGGGTTCCCTGGCTATGTTTCAAAAAACTCAGGCGAAGTTTTTGCTCAACGAATAGGTGATTTTATTGATTGGGCAGCGTCTAAAGGTTACACCTTTAGACGGACGGACAGTTTTTGTAGTAAGATAAAAAACAGAAATAAGCCGGCACCTGTTTTGTATTAA
- a CDS encoding ASCH domain-containing protein, with product MKVVLSIKPEFAFKIFDGTKQFEFRKAIFKNPTVKNIIVYASSPVQQVIGEFEIEEILKFEKNKLWELTAEASGITEHFFFKYFEEKVDGYAIKIKNTKRYSTPKSLKRDFNLLPPQSFAYYL from the coding sequence ATGAAAGTAGTACTATCTATCAAACCTGAATTCGCATTTAAAATTTTCGACGGTACAAAGCAATTTGAGTTTCGAAAGGCGATATTTAAAAATCCCACCGTAAAAAATATAATCGTTTATGCTTCGTCACCAGTGCAGCAAGTTATTGGTGAGTTTGAGATTGAAGAAATATTGAAATTTGAAAAAAACAAATTGTGGGAATTAACCGCAGAAGCATCCGGAATAACTGAGCATTTCTTTTTTAAGTATTTTGAAGAAAAAGTAGATGGATACGCAATAAAGATAAAAAACACGAAACGTTACAGCACACCTAAATCGTTAAAAAGGGATTTTAATTTGTTACCACCTCAATCATTTGCTTATTATCTGTAA
- a CDS encoding helix-turn-helix transcriptional regulator, with protein sequence MSEIKKSALDLYIIERVKQMRQDRNMSQAVLAIKLDVSDSFIGAIENPHHRAKYNTEHINKLAVIFNCSPRDFLPEKPL encoded by the coding sequence ATGTCGGAAATCAAGAAATCAGCCTTAGACCTCTATATAATTGAACGTGTGAAGCAAATGCGTCAAGATAGAAATATGTCGCAAGCTGTTTTGGCTATCAAATTGGATGTGTCAGATTCATTTATCGGCGCCATTGAAAACCCGCACCACCGGGCGAAGTATAATACGGAACACATCAATAAACTTGCTGTGATTTTTAATTGTAGCCCCCGTGATTTTTTACCTGAAAAACCGCTTTAA
- a CDS encoding PIN domain-containing protein: MRALLDTNIIIHRESNRIQNEGIGVLFYWLDKLKIEKCIHPATAVELNKYKDKVAKGVMNVKIENYNTLKTIAPFDDKIRNVSSKFDNNDNDRIDTQILNEVYAGRVDILITEDTKIHNKAVVLGVQNKVFKIDEFIDKSISENPELIDYKVLAVKKSYFGSLNLQDTFFDTFREDYAGFDNWFNKKADEICYVCYNNNILSAFLYIKVEDQSENYSEIAPIFTKGKRLKIGTFKVINNGVRIGERFLKIVFDNALNNTSIEEIYVTIFDKRPEQNRLILMLKEWGFVEHGTKNTNNGIEQVLVKPFSRRNPVNIQNPKLTFPFISRDLNFYIVKIEPQYHSELFPDSRLNNESPLDFVESKPHRNGLSKVYISHSKERDFKSGDVLIFYRIGEQAPKIYSSTVTTIGIVENIIDSIATFDDFKAICRKKTVISDEDLKSQFWDKYPKYRPFVINFLYAHSLPMPKPTLNDLNQLGIIQDVTNMPRGFIKINKDQFNRLIKFAYKK; this comes from the coding sequence ATGAGAGCCTTACTTGATACAAATATTATCATACATCGAGAATCTAACCGCATTCAAAATGAAGGTATTGGCGTACTATTTTATTGGCTGGATAAATTAAAAATTGAAAAGTGTATTCATCCGGCAACAGCAGTAGAGTTAAATAAATATAAAGACAAAGTTGCGAAGGGGGTAATGAATGTGAAAATAGAGAACTATAATACTCTAAAGACTATCGCTCCCTTTGACGATAAAATAAGGAATGTAAGCTCTAAATTTGATAATAATGACAATGACCGAATCGATACGCAAATCTTAAACGAAGTGTACGCAGGGCGGGTCGATATTCTCATAACCGAAGACACTAAAATTCATAATAAGGCGGTCGTTCTTGGCGTTCAAAACAAAGTGTTCAAAATCGATGAATTTATAGATAAGTCTATATCCGAAAATCCCGAATTGATTGATTACAAAGTACTGGCTGTAAAAAAATCTTATTTCGGTTCGCTCAATCTGCAAGACACATTTTTCGATACGTTCCGTGAAGACTACGCCGGTTTTGACAACTGGTTCAATAAAAAAGCAGATGAGATTTGCTATGTCTGCTATAACAATAACATTTTAAGTGCCTTTCTTTATATCAAAGTTGAAGACCAAAGTGAAAACTATTCTGAGATTGCACCAATATTTACTAAAGGAAAAAGATTAAAAATAGGCACGTTTAAGGTTATAAATAACGGTGTAAGAATTGGTGAACGATTTCTCAAAATCGTGTTCGACAACGCCTTAAATAATACTTCTATTGAAGAAATATACGTAACAATTTTTGACAAAAGACCTGAACAAAACAGATTGATTTTAATGCTAAAGGAATGGGGGTTTGTTGAGCATGGCACTAAAAATACAAACAATGGAATTGAACAAGTGTTGGTTAAACCTTTTAGCCGACGGAACCCGGTAAATATTCAAAATCCAAAGCTTACTTTCCCGTTTATTTCAAGAGATTTAAATTTTTATATCGTTAAAATTGAACCGCAATACCATAGCGAATTATTTCCAGATTCAAGATTAAACAATGAATCGCCTTTAGATTTTGTAGAAAGCAAACCGCATAGAAACGGGTTAAGTAAAGTTTACATATCTCATTCTAAAGAAAGAGATTTTAAATCGGGGGATGTTTTAATCTTTTATAGAATTGGAGAGCAGGCACCTAAGATATATTCAAGCACTGTCACAACGATTGGCATTGTTGAAAATATTATAGATTCTATTGCAACATTCGATGATTTTAAGGCAATATGTAGGAAGAAAACTGTTATTTCAGACGAAGATTTAAAAAGCCAATTTTGGGACAAGTACCCCAAATATAGACCGTTTGTTATAAATTTTTTATATGCCCATTCACTGCCGATGCCCAAGCCGACACTTAATGATTTAAACCAATTAGGCATAATACAGGATGTGACTAATATGCCACGTGGTTTTATAAAAATTAATAAAGACCAATTTAACCGCCTTATCAAATTCGCTTATAAAAAATGA
- a CDS encoding glycosyltransferase family 2 protein, which produces MIYPADKKISIVIPSHNEEKNISYLIEQLRETLLPTGYAYELIFVDDGSRDNTLNELKISAELHPNVFYVELSRNFGKDYALKAGIAMAQGNAVITMDADLQHPPQLILKMLKLWENGYDIVYTYREGENPHGKGYQKVTSKLFYKGLNMLSDIKMENGTADFRLIDEKVVKQLKLIDEYEIFFRGIIKWAGYKQVGIPYVPSKRHTGEASYSFSKLVRLAIGSIVAFSARPLYIVSLIGLFFSSLAILYIPYVLVSYFLGYAVSGWASIVATIAFFGGLQLLIMSVIGVYVGKIFMQSKHRPHYIIRSSNVVIVDNDFIGV; this is translated from the coding sequence ATGATATACCCTGCTGATAAAAAGATCTCTATTGTTATACCCTCCCATAACGAAGAAAAAAACATTAGTTATTTAATTGAGCAACTTCGTGAAACACTTTTGCCCACAGGATACGCCTATGAGCTGATTTTTGTTGACGATGGCAGCCGTGATAACACTTTAAATGAATTAAAGATCAGTGCCGAGCTGCATCCTAATGTTTTTTATGTAGAGCTTTCACGCAACTTTGGTAAAGATTACGCCCTTAAAGCGGGTATTGCAATGGCCCAGGGCAATGCCGTAATAACGATGGATGCCGATTTGCAGCACCCACCGCAACTGATCCTGAAGATGTTAAAGCTTTGGGAAAATGGCTATGATATTGTTTACACCTATCGTGAAGGTGAAAATCCACACGGCAAGGGATATCAGAAAGTTACCTCAAAGTTGTTTTACAAAGGCCTTAATATGCTATCAGATATCAAGATGGAAAACGGTACTGCCGATTTCAGGCTGATTGATGAGAAGGTAGTGAAACAGCTTAAACTTATTGACGAATACGAGATCTTTTTCAGGGGGATAATTAAATGGGCCGGTTATAAGCAAGTTGGCATCCCTTATGTACCGTCAAAACGACATACCGGCGAGGCAAGCTATTCTTTTTCAAAACTGGTTAGGCTTGCTATAGGCAGTATTGTAGCCTTCAGTGCAAGACCGCTTTATATTGTATCGTTGATAGGCTTGTTCTTTTCATCACTGGCTATTTTGTACATTCCTTACGTGCTGGTAAGTTATTTTTTAGGTTATGCGGTTTCGGGGTGGGCGTCAATTGTTGCTACTATAGCCTTTTTTGGCGGCCTTCAGTTACTTATAATGAGTGTTATTGGAGTGTATGTAGGCAAAATATTTATGCAGTCTAAACATCGCCCGCATTATATTATCCGTTCGTCAAACGTTGTTATTGTAGATAATGATTTTATTGGGGTTTGA